In the Limanda limanda chromosome 1, fLimLim1.1, whole genome shotgun sequence genome, one interval contains:
- the ccnb1 gene encoding G2/mitotic-specific cyclin-B1, with protein sequence MALRVTRNRLASARTELPGKGCSVAGPTLKPRAALGEIGNVAVKEVQRKAVKTEAVKKPKVIKVEKAAPVAEKPKALKNVVPAKPEVLVVPDVLEVPEVQVLPEPASPCPMETSGCEPQDLIQAFSDVMLETAVRDVDADDYENPMLCSEYVKDIYKYLRVLEVEQDVRHHYLEGHEVTGNMRAILIDWLVQVSLKFRLLQETMYMTVGIIDRFLQDHPVPKKQLQLVGVTSMFLASKYEEMYPPEISDFAYVTDRAYTTLQIRDMEMTILRQLKFQLGRPLPLQFLRRASKIYEVTAEQHTLAKYLLELTMVDYEMAHFPPSLLASAAFALTLQILDAGEWDVTLQHYMDYTTESLIPVMAHIAKNVTKVNDGQTKHMAIKSKYSTSKQMRIANIPQLKSSVVKEFAKRLPQ encoded by the exons ATGGCTCTCCGTGTTACCAGA AACCGTTTGGCCTCCGCCAGGACCGAGCTCCCCGGGAAAGGGTGCTCGGTGGCCGGGCCCACTCTCAAGCCCCGGGCGGCCCTGGGTGAGATCGGGAACGTCGCAGTGAAAGAGGTGCAGAGGAAG GCCGTGAAGACCGAAGCGGTCAAGAAGCCCAAAGTGATTAAAGTGGAAAAAGCTGCACCGGTGGCCGAAAAACCAAAAGCACTAAAGAATGTTGTTCCCGCTAAGCCGGAGGTTCTGGTGGTGCCGGATGTGCTGGAGGTCCCGGAGGTGCAG GTTCTCCCTGAACCAGCGTCCCCCTGTCCCATGGAGACATCAGGCTGTGAGCCCCAGGACCTCATCCAGGCGTTCTCCGACGTCATGCTGGAGACGGCCGTCCGGGACGTGGACGCAGACGACTACGAGAACCCGATGCTCTGCAGCGAGTACGTCAAAGACATCTACAAGTACCTGCGGGTGCTGGAG GTTGAGCAGGACGTCAGGCACCATTACCTGGAGGGCCACGAGGTCACCGGGAACATGCGAGCCATCCTCATCGACTGGCTGGTGCAGGTCAGCCTGAAGTTCCGTCTGCTGCAGGAAACCATGTACATGACCGTGGGAATCATTGATCGCTTTCTTCAG GACCACCCAGTCCccaagaagcagctgcagctggtcGGCGTGACCTCCATGTTCCTGGCTTCCAAGTACGAGGAGATGTACCCCCCCGAGATCTCCGACTTCGCCTACGTGACCGACCGGGCCTACACCACGCTGCAGATCCGAGACATGGAGATGACCATCCTGCGGCAGCTCAAGTTCCAGCTCGGCCGCCCTCTTCCCCTGCAGTTCCTCAGGAGGGCCTCAAAGATTTATGAG GTGACCGCTGAGCAGCACACGCTGGCTAAATacctcctggagctcaccatGGTGGACTATGAGATGGCTCACTTCCCTCCGTCCCTGTTGGCCAGTGCTGCTTTCGCTCTGACCCTCCAGATCCTGGATGCTGGTGAATGG gatGTGACGCTGCAGCACTACATGGACTACACAACAGAGAGTTTGATTCCTGTGATGGCGCACATTGCCAAGAATGTTACCAAGGTGAACGACGGGCAGACCAAGCACATG GCCATCAAGAGCAAATACTCTACTTCCAAGCAGATGAGGATCGCCAACATCCCACAGCTCAAGTCTTCTGTCGTCAAAGAGTTCGCCAAGCGGCTCCCACAGTGA
- the pmchl gene encoding pro-melanin-concentrating hormone, like, producing MRQSCISIVFAAALILKGYVLSGALPMGKTEDGSMEQETFASLLSDKATENGFGDADLATEEKLSGPRVIVVADPSVWRDLRVLHNGLSLYKRRADHSDQVATQHKDAGQGVNIPILRRDNMRCMVGRVYRPCWEV from the coding sequence ATGAGGCAGTCGTGTATCTCCATCGTCTTCGCCGCGGCGCTCATACTCAAGGGCTACGTCCTGTCGGGGGCGTTACCCATGGGCAAGACCGAAGACGGCTCCATGGAGCAGGAGACCTTCGCCTCGCTGCTGAGCGACAAGGCGACGGAGAACGGCTTCGGCGACGCAGACCTGGCGACCGAGGAGAAGCTGAGCGGGCCCAGGGTCATCGTGGTGGCCGACCCCAGCGTGTGGAGGGACCTGCGAGTTCTGCACAACGGCCTGTCGCTGTACAAGAGGAGAGCGGACCACAGCGACCAGGTGGCGACCCAGCACAAGGACGCCGGCCAGGGCGTGAACATCCCCATCCTGAGGAGGGACAACATGAGGTGCATGGTGGGACGGGTGTACCGGCCGTGCTGGGAAGTCTAG
- the LOC133026413 gene encoding AN1-type zinc finger protein 5-like yields the protein MAQETNQSPVPTLCANGCGFFGNSSTNGMCSVCHKEHLSRQNNGGISSLTSMGSNSGSAEASAMQRLEATLNNAAAAAVAAAEEAAKAAAAAEAVAAEALSGASSALSMTQQMTEMSLSCEDRGASGSRTELAEPVVSQPTVSSSSPSTAGSDESETPEPGKPKKKRCFMCRKKIGLTGFDCRCGNLFCGIHRYSDKHNCPYDYKAEAAAKIRKENPVCVADKIQRI from the exons ATGGCCCAGGAGACCAATCAGAGCCCAGTTCCTACCCTCTGTGCCAATGGCTGTGGTTTCTTTGGCAACTCTAGCACGAATGGCATGTGCTCTGTGTGCCACAAGGAACACCTGTCCAGACAGAACAATGGAGGAATCAGTTCTTTGACTTCTATGG GCAGCAACAGTGGCTCGGCTGAGGCGTCGGCCATGCAGCGGTTGGAGGCCACCTTGAACAATGCTGCAGCCGCCGCCGtcgctgcagcagaggaggcggCCAAGGCTGCCGCCGCCGCTGAGGCTGTCGCCGCCGAGGCGCTCAG TGGGGCTTCGTCGGCCCTGTCCATGACTCAGCAGATGACGGAGATGAGTCTCTCctgtgaggacagaggagcctCAGGGAGCAGGACCGAGCTCGCAGAGCCAG TTGTGAGTCAACCCACAGTCTCGTCCTCCAGCCCGTCCACTGCTGGCAGTGACGAGTCCGAAACCCCAGAGCCCGGGAAACCCAAGAAGAAACGCTGCTTCATGTGCCGTAAAAAGATCGGCCTCACAG GTTTCGACTGCCGCTGTGGGAATCTGTTCTGTGGAATTCACCGTTACTCCGACAAGCACAACTGCCCGTACGACTACAAAGCCGAAGCTGCCGCCAAGATCCGCAAAGAGAACCCAGTGTGCGTCGCTGACAAGATCCAGAGAATATGA